In a single window of the Arthrobacter sp. StoSoilA2 genome:
- a CDS encoding low molecular weight protein-tyrosine-phosphatase, translating into MYSTTSPYRIITVCTGNICRSPMAALMLTEAFEAEGLGKLVVVDSAGTTGYEVGHPIDPRAARKLTAHHIASEDHVARQWRQEWFTERDLILALDVDHFGWLQEGAPDRESLAKVRMLRSFDPMMAGRSSLDLGIEDPWYGGHTDFDNTWTLIKAAIPGIVRHVGAALAEDRGSSASDVRDGATEHQQVTSMS; encoded by the coding sequence ATGTACTCAACGACGAGCCCATACCGCATCATCACGGTCTGCACTGGAAACATCTGCCGCTCGCCCATGGCAGCGCTCATGCTTACCGAGGCCTTCGAAGCGGAAGGGCTCGGCAAGCTGGTCGTCGTGGACTCAGCAGGCACCACCGGGTACGAGGTGGGGCACCCGATCGATCCCCGGGCGGCCCGCAAACTGACCGCCCACCACATCGCTTCCGAGGATCACGTCGCACGCCAGTGGCGGCAAGAGTGGTTCACTGAGCGGGATCTCATCCTGGCGCTGGACGTCGACCATTTCGGCTGGCTCCAGGAGGGCGCACCGGATCGCGAATCGCTGGCAAAAGTCCGGATGCTGCGCAGCTTCGATCCCATGATGGCTGGGCGCAGTTCCCTGGATTTGGGTATCGAGGATCCCTGGTACGGCGGCCACACCGACTTCGACAACACCTGGACCCTCATCAAAGCCGCCATTCCAGGCATTGTGCGCCACGTGGGCGCTGCCCTAGCGGAAGACCGCGGGAGTAGCGCCAGCGACGTCCGGGACGGAGCCACCGAGCACCAGCAGGTAACCTCTATGTCATGA
- the pabB gene encoding aminodeoxychorismate synthase component I produces the protein MTPAPVIIAVDGRSGAGKTTLAVELAARLREHHKVSLFHLEDIYPGWNGLATGIERYIATVLTPLSQGEAAEWVSWDWEKHYDGALHVTLPAEIVIVEGVGAAANAARPMLDAIVWVESPGDDRRRRALARDGDTYEPYWDTWAAQEDLWLEADPVIGAADIRVQNLADGNAPDDVLQAMRYLPSLAAILSPELSARRGLQLRSEKISAAPDAEALFQNLYGSSANAVWLDSSNASAVSGTSQAAARSRFSILADDGGTFGQSVQHRQGTTQVTVGTATVETAGPFFRWLDSVWGRRAVRAPRGYDGQFTLGWLGYLGYELKRETGGNDVQAGTPDAALLFAGRAVVLDHREHTVWLLALDAPDADDWFREARTAVGAASAAPVSAVGPASEVAPEFTCRDSATDYKRKIADAQHEISEGNSYEVCLTTMLEAPAGGLDPWESYRALRRRNPAPFASYLRFGELVVASTSPERFLRILSDGGMRAEPIKGTRGRSADPTEDAELRRDLETSLKDRAENIMIVDLLRNDLSHFAVPGSVTVSRLCAIESYATVHQMVSTVDAHLRPGAPRAEAVAAAFPAGSMTGAPKISTMDILDQLEAGPRGIYSGAIGYFSLNAATDLAVVIRTLVVNPDDDGGRKLSLGVGGAITADSVADDEYEEIRTKAFGVLSTLGADFPG, from the coding sequence ATGACCCCTGCACCCGTGATCATCGCCGTCGACGGGCGGTCCGGCGCGGGCAAGACCACGCTGGCCGTCGAGCTGGCGGCCCGCCTTCGGGAGCACCACAAGGTTTCCCTTTTCCATCTTGAAGACATCTATCCCGGCTGGAACGGCCTTGCCACAGGCATCGAACGATACATCGCAACGGTCCTGACGCCCTTGAGCCAAGGCGAGGCAGCAGAGTGGGTCAGCTGGGATTGGGAAAAGCATTACGACGGCGCGCTGCACGTCACGCTGCCAGCCGAAATCGTGATCGTCGAGGGTGTCGGGGCAGCAGCAAACGCCGCGCGCCCGATGCTGGACGCCATCGTCTGGGTCGAATCCCCCGGGGACGACCGCCGTCGCCGGGCTTTGGCCCGTGACGGAGATACCTACGAACCCTACTGGGACACCTGGGCCGCCCAGGAAGATCTTTGGCTCGAAGCTGACCCTGTCATCGGCGCAGCAGACATCCGTGTCCAGAACCTCGCGGATGGCAACGCCCCGGACGACGTCCTGCAGGCCATGCGGTACCTGCCGTCGCTGGCAGCGATCCTCTCGCCGGAACTCAGCGCGCGCCGCGGCCTGCAGCTCCGGTCCGAAAAGATCAGCGCCGCTCCTGACGCCGAGGCGCTCTTTCAGAACCTTTACGGTTCCTCGGCCAACGCTGTCTGGTTGGATTCCTCCAACGCATCCGCGGTTTCTGGGACGTCCCAGGCTGCTGCCCGAAGCCGCTTCAGCATTCTGGCGGACGACGGCGGCACGTTCGGACAGTCCGTCCAGCACCGTCAGGGAACCACCCAGGTAACGGTCGGAACAGCCACCGTGGAAACCGCCGGACCCTTCTTCCGCTGGCTCGATTCCGTATGGGGACGCCGGGCCGTGCGCGCACCCCGCGGCTACGATGGCCAGTTCACGCTCGGCTGGTTGGGTTATCTGGGCTACGAGCTCAAGCGGGAAACCGGGGGGAACGACGTCCAGGCAGGGACTCCCGACGCCGCCCTGCTCTTCGCTGGACGGGCCGTGGTGCTGGATCATCGCGAGCACACTGTGTGGCTGCTCGCCTTGGACGCGCCCGACGCCGATGACTGGTTCCGCGAGGCTCGAACCGCCGTCGGGGCTGCTTCAGCCGCCCCTGTTTCCGCCGTCGGGCCGGCTTCCGAGGTGGCTCCGGAATTCACTTGCCGTGACAGCGCGACGGACTACAAGCGCAAAATCGCCGACGCCCAGCATGAAATAAGCGAAGGCAACTCATACGAGGTCTGCCTGACCACCATGCTTGAAGCCCCTGCCGGCGGGCTTGATCCGTGGGAGAGCTACCGGGCATTGCGTCGCCGCAATCCGGCACCCTTCGCCAGTTACCTTCGGTTCGGCGAGCTGGTTGTCGCGAGCACTTCGCCCGAACGCTTCCTGCGGATTCTCTCCGACGGCGGCATGCGGGCCGAGCCGATCAAAGGCACGCGTGGGCGTTCCGCCGACCCCACGGAGGACGCCGAACTGCGCCGCGACCTGGAGACGTCGCTGAAGGACCGCGCCGAAAACATCATGATCGTGGACCTGCTGCGAAATGACCTGAGCCATTTCGCCGTTCCGGGCTCGGTGACGGTCAGCCGCTTGTGCGCGATCGAAAGCTACGCCACGGTGCATCAAATGGTGAGCACCGTGGACGCACATCTCCGCCCTGGCGCTCCGCGGGCAGAGGCCGTGGCTGCGGCCTTCCCGGCCGGTTCAATGACCGGGGCGCCGAAGATCAGCACCATGGACATTCTTGACCAGCTTGAGGCGGGTCCCCGCGGTATCTATTCGGGAGCAATCGGCTACTTCTCGCTGAATGCTGCCACGGACCTCGCCGTCGTGATCCGAACCCTGGTGGTGAATCCCGACGACGACGGCGGGCGAAAGCTGAGCCTGGGCGTCGGCGGGGCAATCACCGCCGATTCGGTGGCCGACGACGAGTACGAAGAGATCCGGACCAAGGCGTTTGGCGTGTTGTCGACGCTCGGGGCCGACTTCCCCGGCTGA
- the cls gene encoding cardiolipin synthase, translated as MLFPFPIGPEWTWLLGAWAIAEVIMRIVLLGIIPGNRRPTTAMAWLLAVFLVPTVGFVLFLLFGNFRLSKRRREQQEQVNHRVRAVTSDLADPVSTYPGPEWVKSAGELNHRLGSLPMVDGNKVELIPGYQESIKAMAEAVRGATDYVNAEFYIMSSDFVTDELLTELEKAAERGVTVRLLFDHIGTLRIKGYRRLVRRLKAGKIQWKRMLPLLPIHGQWRRPDLRNHRKILVIDGTLAFTGSQNLIEPSYNNPKHRRAGRQWVELMARLEGPIVATLNVVFATDWLSETDESLESQLRLPAQPSPGQVTAQVVPSGPGFATENNLRLFNTLIYSAQHRISICSPYFVPDDSLLYAITTAAQRGVDVELFVSEKGDQFLVHHAQRSYYEALLEAGVRIYLYRAPYVLHAKHFTIDDEVAVLGSSNMDMRSFSLNMEVSVMLLGAETVNLMRAVESTYREVSRELTLDDWMDRPPLAKYVDNVARLTATLQ; from the coding sequence GTGCTTTTTCCTTTTCCGATTGGCCCGGAATGGACCTGGCTTTTAGGTGCTTGGGCCATTGCGGAAGTCATCATGCGCATCGTGCTGCTGGGCATCATTCCCGGAAACCGTCGCCCCACCACGGCCATGGCCTGGCTTCTGGCTGTTTTCCTCGTCCCGACCGTTGGGTTCGTGCTCTTCCTGCTTTTTGGCAATTTCCGTTTGTCCAAGCGCCGGCGTGAGCAGCAGGAACAAGTGAACCATCGAGTTCGCGCTGTCACCTCCGACCTGGCCGACCCCGTCAGCACCTATCCTGGCCCGGAATGGGTGAAGTCCGCGGGTGAGTTGAACCATCGCCTTGGCTCGCTGCCGATGGTCGATGGCAACAAGGTGGAGCTCATTCCTGGCTACCAGGAGTCCATCAAAGCCATGGCCGAGGCAGTGCGGGGTGCTACGGACTACGTCAATGCAGAGTTCTACATCATGAGCAGCGACTTCGTAACGGATGAATTGCTCACTGAACTGGAGAAGGCCGCCGAGCGGGGTGTAACCGTCAGGCTCCTCTTTGACCACATCGGAACCCTGCGCATCAAGGGCTACCGCCGCTTGGTCCGCCGGCTCAAGGCAGGCAAGATCCAGTGGAAGCGGATGTTGCCACTGCTGCCCATCCACGGCCAGTGGCGCCGCCCCGATCTCAGGAACCACCGCAAGATCCTGGTCATCGACGGGACGCTGGCCTTCACCGGCTCGCAGAACCTGATCGAGCCCTCCTATAACAATCCCAAGCATCGCCGTGCCGGCCGTCAATGGGTTGAACTCATGGCCCGGCTTGAAGGGCCGATTGTGGCCACCCTCAACGTAGTTTTCGCAACCGACTGGCTCAGCGAAACCGACGAATCACTCGAGAGCCAGCTTCGCCTTCCCGCCCAGCCCTCCCCGGGACAGGTCACGGCCCAGGTGGTCCCGAGTGGTCCAGGGTTCGCCACCGAGAACAACCTGCGCCTGTTCAATACGCTGATCTACTCGGCGCAGCACAGGATCTCCATCTGCAGCCCGTACTTCGTGCCTGATGACTCCCTGCTCTATGCGATCACTACAGCTGCCCAGCGCGGCGTGGATGTGGAGCTCTTTGTTTCGGAAAAGGGTGACCAATTCCTGGTCCACCACGCCCAACGTTCCTACTACGAAGCACTGTTGGAAGCGGGTGTCCGCATCTACCTGTACCGGGCGCCGTACGTACTCCACGCAAAGCACTTCACGATCGACGACGAAGTTGCGGTTCTCGGTTCCAGCAATATGGACATGCGCTCCTTCTCCCTGAACATGGAAGTTTCGGTGATGCTGCTGGGCGCCGAAACCGTGAACCTCATGCGGGCCGTGGAGTCCACGTATCGCGAGGTATCCCGTGAGCTTACGTTGGACGACTGGATGGACAGACCCCCCTTGGCCAAGTACGTGGATAACGTCGCGAGGTTGACCGCGACGCTCCAATAG
- a CDS encoding aminodeoxychorismate lyase — MTSPAPTVLVFLDPAFENGRIADSSQPQLMATDLGATRGDGVFESLLAVQGRARKVQAHLNRLGTSAAALDLSIPEQDVWRRAIDTAITEFRTVHPAPTPEEDEVVIKLIVTRGVEGAASPTCWVQASPSPAGSRRQRETGIDVVLLDRGFDTEAGERAPWLLLGAKTLSYAVNMAALRYAHKQGADDAIFTSTDGRVLEGPTSTVLLAHLETVDDGEGSVRTVRRLITPQLDSGILPGTSQGALFAAAKAAGWELGYGPLVPQDLFDADAVWLISSIRLIAPVNHINGHEIGTPAVRKQLTAELNELFAGIE, encoded by the coding sequence ATGACTTCTCCTGCCCCCACGGTTCTCGTTTTCCTGGACCCGGCCTTCGAAAACGGCCGCATTGCCGATTCCAGCCAGCCCCAGCTCATGGCCACGGACCTGGGCGCTACCCGTGGCGACGGCGTGTTCGAGTCCCTTCTGGCCGTGCAGGGCAGGGCGCGCAAAGTTCAGGCACACCTGAACCGGCTGGGCACTTCCGCAGCTGCCTTGGACTTGTCGATTCCGGAGCAGGACGTCTGGCGAAGGGCGATTGACACCGCGATCACGGAGTTCCGCACGGTGCACCCCGCGCCGACACCCGAAGAGGACGAAGTCGTCATCAAGCTGATCGTGACCCGTGGCGTTGAAGGTGCGGCCAGCCCCACATGCTGGGTACAGGCCTCGCCCTCACCCGCAGGCAGCCGCCGGCAGCGCGAGACGGGCATCGACGTCGTCCTCCTGGACCGCGGCTTCGACACCGAAGCCGGCGAGCGTGCGCCGTGGCTGCTGCTGGGCGCCAAGACGCTCTCCTACGCCGTGAACATGGCTGCGCTGCGTTACGCCCACAAGCAGGGCGCCGATGACGCCATCTTCACCTCCACGGATGGCCGCGTTCTTGAGGGGCCGACGTCCACTGTGTTGCTCGCCCACCTCGAGACAGTGGACGACGGCGAGGGTTCCGTCAGGACTGTTCGTCGCCTCATCACGCCGCAACTGGATAGCGGCATTCTCCCCGGTACATCGCAGGGCGCGCTGTTCGCCGCCGCGAAGGCTGCCGGCTGGGAGCTCGGGTATGGGCCGCTGGTGCCGCAGGACCTGTTCGACGCAGACGCCGTTTGGCTCATTTCGAGCATCCGCTTGATCGCGCCCGTGAATCACATCAACGGCCACGAGATCGGTACTCCCGCTGTCCGGAAGCAGCTCACTGCCGAACTGAATGAGCTGTTTGCCGGGATCGAGTAA